In the genome of Nymphaea colorata isolate Beijing-Zhang1983 chromosome 9, ASM883128v2, whole genome shotgun sequence, one region contains:
- the LOC116261329 gene encoding phenylacetaldehyde reductase-like: MGKLVCVTGASGYIASWLVKLLLQRGYTVRATVRDPDDPKKTEHLRALEGASERLHLFKANLLDEGAFDTAVTDCDGVFHTASPFYHDVQDPQAELIDPAVKGTLNVFASCAKFSSIKRVVVTSSMAAVAYNRLTRAPDVVVDETWFSDADACREAKSWYILSKTLAEEHAWRFAKEAKMDIVTINPAMVIGPLLQPTLNTSAAAILKLINGSPTFPNATFGWVNVKDVAEAHILALEDVSASGRYCLVERVVHYSEIVRILHELYPEYKLPSKCADDRPFVPTYQVSKEKALKLGINYIPLEVSLKETVESLKEKKFAKL, translated from the exons atggggaAACTGGTGTGTGTGACAGGGGCATCTGGTTACATAGCATCGTGGCTGGTGAAGCTCCTTCTTCAAAGGGGATACACCGTCAGAGCTACCGTCAGAGACCCTG ATGATCCGAAGAAGACAGAGCACTTAAGAGCTCTTGAAGGAGCCAGTGAGAGGCTCCATTTATTCAAAGCCAACCTACTGGACGAGGGAGCCTTTGATACTGCTGTCACTGACTGTGATGGTGTTTTTCATACAGCATCACCATTTTATCATGATGTTCAAGATCCTCAG GCTGAATTAATAGATCCTGCAGTTAAAGGAACATTAAATGTCTTTGCCTCATGTGCCAAGTTTTCTTCCATCAAAAGAGTGGTTGTGACATCATCTATGGCTGCTGTTGCCTATAATCGACTCACACGTGCTCCTGACGTGGTGGTTGATGAAACTTGGTTCTCGGATGCTGATGCCTGCAGGGAAGCAAAG TCATGGTACATACTTTCAAAAACCTTGGCAGAGGAGCATGCTTGGAGGTTTGCAAAAGAGGCGAAAATGGACATTGTGACGATAAATCCTGCAATGGTTATTGGTCCCCTTTTGCAGCCAACACTGAACACAAGTGCTGCAGCAATCTTGAAGCTTATAAATG GTAGTCCAACATTTCCCAATGCAACTTTTGGATGGGTTAATGTCAAGGATGTTGCTGAGGCCCATATTCTGGCACTTGAAGATGTTTCTGCCAGTGGAAGATACTGTTTGGTTGAGAGGGTCGTGCACTACTCTGAAATAGTGAGAATTCTGCATGAATTATATCCTGAGTACAAGCTCCCTTCCAA GTGTGCAGATGACAGACCTTTTGTTCCGACTTACCAAGTGTCGAAGGAGAAGGCTCTGAAGCTGGGAATAAATTACATTCCTTTAGAGGTGAG
- the LOC116260198 gene encoding phenylacetaldehyde reductase-like, with the protein MEKVVCVTGGSGYVASWVVKLLLERGYTVRATVRDPDDPKKVEHLLALEGASERLHLFKADLHEEGAFDAAVNGCEGVFHIATPCPTCEEVTQMVEIADTAVKGTLNVLRSCAKASSIRRVVVTSSTVALTFSSRDFNPDVVVDETWFSDADFCREGKLWYHLGKTLADKEVLKFAEENKMDIVSMYPGVVIGPILQPNLNASSALILNFVKGSPTYANLSFGFVNVKDVSVAHILAFEDASPSRRYCLVERVHHYSEIVEILRGLLPYYKFPAKCADDKPFRPTYQVSKEKAQKLGIDFIPLEVSLRETIDSLKEKKFLHLYYPDQVKLRVQSQTRLLEHTVKKTQHLHALQGASERLHLYEANILDEGAFDEIVSGCNGVFHTASPVRYVVQDPQAELIDPAVKGTLNVLRSCAKTPSIKRVVVTSSMAAATFSQLARTPDVVVDETWFSDSDFCRESKLWYALSKTLAEEQAWKFAEEAKMDIVTINPAMVLGPLLQPTLNSSVSLILDLINGSSTYPNATFGYVNVKDVAQAHVLAFEDASANGRYCLVERVAHYSDVVKILHELYPDYKLPAKCADEKPLAPTYQVSKIKAQKLGLSFIPLVVSLRETVESLKEKHLF; encoded by the exons atggAGAAGGTGGTTTGCGTAACAGGGGGCTCAGGCTACGTGGCGTCGTGGGTGGTGAAGCTCCTTCTGGAGAGGGGCTACACCGTCAGAGCTACTGTGCGAGACCCAg ATGACCCAAAGAAGGTGGAGCACTTGCTTGCTCTTGAAGGAGCCAGTGAAAGGCTTCATTTGTTCAAAGCTGACCTACATGAAGAGGGAGCCTTTGATGCCGCCGTCAATGGATGTGAAGGTGTTTTCCACATAGCAACTCCTTGCCCTACTTGTGAAGAAGTCACGCAG ATGGTCGAAATTGCTGATACTGCAGTTAAAGGCACACTAAACGTTCTCAGGTCATGTGCCAAGGCTTCTTCTATTAGAAGAGTAGTTGTGACTTCATCTACAGTTGCTCTTACCTTCAGTTCGCGGGACTTTAATCCAGACGTGGTAGTTGACGAAACTTGGTTCTCAGATGCAGATTTCTGTAGGGAAGGAAAG TTATGGTACCATCTTGGAAAGACCTTGGCTGATAAGGAGGTTTTGAAGTTTGCAGAAGAGAACAAAATGGACATAGTCTCGATGTATCCTGGAGTAGTCATTGGTCCTATTTTGCAGCCGAATCTGAATGCAAGTTCTGCTCTAATCTTGAACTTTGTAAAGG GTAGTCCAACATATGCAAATTTATCTTTTGGTTTTGTTAACGTCAAGGACGTTAGTGTGGCTCATATTTTAGCATTTGAGGATGCCTCACCTAGTCGAAGATACTGTTTGGTTGAGAGGGTTCACCATTACTCAGAAATAGTGGAAATTCTGCGTGGGCTATTACCATACTACAAGTTTCCTGCAAA gTGTGCAGATGACAAACCTTTTCGTCCTACATACCAAGTGTCTAAGGAGAAGGCTCAAAAATTGGGGATCGACTTTATTCCTTTAGAAGTGAGCCTCAGAGAGACTATTGATAGcctgaaagagaaaaagtttctCCATCTTTA CTACCCTGACCAAGTAAAGTTGAGGGTCCAAAGTCAGACCCGACTACTTGAACACACCGTG AAAAAGACGCAGCACTTGCATGCACTTCAAGGGGCGAGTGAAAGGCTTCATTTATACGAAGCCAACATACTGGATGAGGGAGCCTTTGATGAAATTGTCAGTGGCTGCAATGGTGTTTTTCATACAGCATCACCTGTCCGTTATGTTGTACAAGACCCACAG GCTGAATTAATTGATCCAGCAGTTAAAGGCACATTAAATGTTCTTCGGTCATGTGCTAAAACTCCTTCCATTAAAAGGGTGGTTGTGACATCATCTATGGCTGCTGCTACTTTTAGCCAACTGGCACGTACTCCTGATGTGGTAGTTGATGAGACTTggttttcagattcagatttctGTAGGGAGTCAAAG TTATGGTATGCACTTTCAAAAACATTGGCTGAGGAGCAAGCTTGGAAATTTGCAGAAGAGGCTAAAATGGACATAGTCACAATCAATCCTGCAATGGTCCTTGGTCCCCTTTTGCAGCCAACACTGAACTCAAGTGTTTCTCTCATTTTGGATCTCATAAATG GTAGTTCAACATATCCCAATGCAACTTTTGGATATGTCAATGTCAAAGATGTTGCTCAGGCTCACGTTCTAGCATTTGAGGATGCCTCGGCTAATGGAAGATACTGTTTGGTTGAGAGAGTGGCCCATTACTCTGACGTTGTGAAAATTCTCCATGAACTGTACCCTGACTACAAGCTTCCAGCAAA GTGTGCAGATGAAAAACCTCTTGCTCCAACATACCAAGTATCTAAAATTAAGGCTCAAAAGTTAGGGCTCAGCTTTATTCCCTTAGTTGTTAGCTTGAGAGAGACTGTTGAAAGCCTGAAGGAGAAACACTTATTTTGA
- the LOC116260851 gene encoding phenylacetaldehyde reductase-like yields the protein MEIRFSGVDPHVSSSLSPSLYKFLGEACFWQTPPTLRRQGDNRGEERVREMGKVVCVTGASGYIASWLVKLLLERGYTVRATVRDPDDPKKTEHLRALEGASERLHLFKADLLDEGAFDSAVSGCEGVFHTASPFFIETQDPQAELLDPAVKGTVNVLRSCAKTPSIRRVVVTSSMAAVAVARRTRTPDTVVDETWFSDADFCREIKSWYVLSKTLAEEQAWKIAEEAKMDIVTINPAMVIGPLLQPTLNTSAAAILKLIDGSPTFPNTTFGWVHVKDVAEAHILAFEDASASGRYCLVESVAHFSEIVKILQDLYPDCKLPTKCADDQPLSPTYQVSKEKVEKLGINYIPLQVSLKETVESLKEKKFVNL from the exons ATGGAAATCCGATTTAGTGGAGTCGATCCTCatgtctcttcctctctctctccctcgctttATAAATTTCTAGGTGAAGCCTGCTTCTGGCAAACTCCTCCTACCTTGAGGAGACAAGGTGACAACCGGGGGGAGGAAAGAGTGAGAGAAATGGGGAAGGTGGTGTGTGTAACAGGAGCATCAGGCTACATAGCGTCATGGTTGGTGAAGCTCCTCCTAGAGAGAGGCTACACGGTCAGGGCTACTGTCAGAGACCCAG ATGATCCAAAGAAGACAGAGCATTTGCGTGCTCTTGAAGGAGCCAGTGAAAGACTTCATTTGTTCAAAGCTGACCTATTGGATGAGGGAGCATTCGATTCTGCTGTGAGTGGCTGCGAAGGTGTTTTCCATACAGCTTCTCCATTCTTTATTGAAACTCAAGACCCACAG GCTGAATTACTTGACCCTGCAGTGAAAGGCACAGTAAATGTTCTCAGGTCATGTGCAAAGACTCCTTCTATCAGAAGGGTGGTTGTGACATCATCTATGGCCGCTGTTGCAGTTGCAAGACGAACACGTACACCTGATACGGTGGTTGATGAGACTTGGTTCTCTGATGCTGATTTTTGTAGAGAAATAAAG TCATGGTATGTACTCTCAAAGACCCTGGCTGAGGAACAAGCTTGGAAGATTGCAGAAGAAGCCAAAATGGACATAGTCACAATAAATCCGGCAATGGTCATTGGTCCTCTTCTACAGCCAACCCTGAACACAAGTGCTGCTGCGATCTTGAAACTTATAGATG GGAGTCCAACATTTCCAAATACAACTTTTGGATGGGTGCATGTCAAAGATGTAGCTGAGGCTCATATTCTAGCATTTGAAGATGCCTCAGCTAGTGGAAGATATTGTTTGGTAGAGAGTGTTGCCCATTTCTCAGAAATAGTGAAGATTCTCCAAGATTTGTACCCCGATTGCAAACTTCCAACAAA GTGTGCTGATGACCAACCTTTGTCTCCAACATATCAGGTATCTAAAGAAAAGGTTGAAAAGTTGGGAATCAACTATATTCCTCTACAAGTGAGCCTCAAAGAGACTGTTGAGAGTCTAAAGGAGAAAAAGTTTGTCAACCTCTAA